From Actinopolymorpha cephalotaxi, one genomic window encodes:
- a CDS encoding histidine phosphatase family protein, translating into MSRSRTLVHLLRHGEVDNPQKILYGRLPGYHLSQLGRDMAERVAETVASRPITHLVASPLERAQETAQPASDKLSLPINTDERLIEAGNLFEGLTFGVGDGSLRRPSSWKHLRNPMRPSWGEPYRAIVVRMLAAMADARTAAEGDEALLVSHQLPIWTVRSYVEGRRLWHDPRKRQCTLASLTTFTYEGGRIVSVDYSEPAADLLPGGLAGKKFVAGA; encoded by the coding sequence GTGAGCCGAAGCCGCACCCTCGTCCATCTGCTGCGCCACGGCGAGGTCGACAACCCGCAGAAGATTCTCTACGGCCGGCTCCCCGGCTACCACCTGTCCCAGCTGGGACGGGACATGGCCGAACGCGTCGCGGAGACGGTCGCGTCCCGGCCGATCACCCACCTGGTGGCGTCCCCGCTGGAGCGCGCGCAGGAGACCGCGCAGCCCGCGTCGGACAAGCTGAGCCTGCCGATCAACACCGACGAACGCCTGATCGAGGCAGGCAACCTCTTCGAGGGGCTGACGTTCGGGGTGGGCGACGGCTCGCTGCGCCGCCCGAGTTCGTGGAAGCACCTGCGCAACCCGATGCGCCCCTCGTGGGGCGAGCCCTACCGCGCGATCGTGGTGCGGATGCTGGCGGCGATGGCGGACGCGCGGACCGCCGCGGAGGGCGACGAGGCGCTGCTCGTCTCCCACCAGCTGCCGATCTGGACGGTGCGTTCCTACGTCGAGGGCCGCCGGCTGTGGCACGACCCGCGCAAGCGTCAATGCACGCTTGCCAGCCTGACGACCTTCACCTACGAGGGCGGGCGGATCGTGTCCGTCGACTACTCCGAGCCGGCGGCCGACCTGCTGCCGGGCGGCCTGGCGG
- the hemL gene encoding glutamate-1-semialdehyde 2,1-aminomutase, producing the protein MTEPRNPATHGSAASQALFDRARVVTPGGVNSPVRAFHAVGGTPRFVTSARGPYLLDADGNEYVDLIGSWGPMILGHAHPEVIAAVTRAVSAGTSYGTPTRPEVELAEEIVARTPIEQVRFVSSGTEATMSAIRLARGVTGRAKLVKFAGCYHGHVDALLASAGSGVATFGHPDSPGVTGAQAGDTLVVPYNDRAAVSDVFARYGEEIAAIITEAAPGNMGAVPPEDGFNEFLAATAHEHGALFISDEVMTGFRVSRSGWYGIDGVAADLVTFGKVMGGGFPAAAFGGKAAHMERLSPAGPVYQAGTLAGNPVATTAGLTTLRLADAQVYAHLDRTAATIAGLVGEALTKEGVPHLPQFAGNLFSIFFVDPTEVPRVRNFDDARSQAQHRFRAFFHAMLDGGVHLPPSAFEAWFVSAAHDEEALERIASALPAAARAAAAAEPDPAPTAETADPTQQERS; encoded by the coding sequence GTGACCGAGCCGCGAAACCCCGCCACGCACGGAAGTGCCGCCTCGCAGGCGTTGTTCGACCGTGCCCGCGTCGTCACTCCTGGTGGCGTCAACTCACCGGTCCGGGCGTTCCACGCGGTGGGCGGCACGCCGAGGTTCGTCACCTCCGCGCGCGGCCCGTACCTCCTGGACGCCGACGGCAACGAGTACGTCGACCTGATCGGCTCGTGGGGGCCGATGATCCTCGGTCACGCCCACCCGGAGGTGATCGCCGCGGTCACCCGCGCGGTGTCGGCGGGCACGTCCTACGGCACGCCCACCCGCCCGGAGGTGGAGCTGGCCGAGGAGATCGTCGCCCGTACGCCGATCGAGCAGGTGAGATTCGTCTCGTCCGGCACCGAGGCCACCATGTCGGCGATCCGGCTGGCCCGGGGCGTCACCGGCCGGGCGAAGCTGGTGAAGTTCGCCGGCTGCTACCACGGTCACGTCGACGCGCTGCTGGCCTCCGCCGGGTCGGGGGTGGCGACGTTCGGGCACCCGGACTCCCCGGGCGTGACCGGCGCCCAGGCGGGCGACACCCTGGTCGTGCCGTACAACGACCGGGCGGCGGTGAGCGACGTCTTCGCGCGGTACGGCGAGGAGATCGCGGCGATCATCACCGAGGCCGCGCCGGGCAACATGGGAGCGGTCCCACCCGAGGACGGGTTCAACGAGTTCCTGGCCGCGACCGCGCACGAGCACGGGGCGCTGTTCATCTCCGACGAGGTGATGACGGGCTTCCGGGTCAGCCGTTCCGGTTGGTACGGCATCGACGGCGTGGCCGCCGACCTGGTGACGTTCGGCAAGGTGATGGGTGGCGGCTTCCCGGCCGCGGCGTTCGGCGGGAAGGCCGCGCACATGGAGCGGCTGTCCCCGGCCGGGCCGGTCTACCAGGCCGGCACGCTGGCCGGAAACCCCGTCGCCACCACCGCCGGGCTCACCACGCTGCGGCTGGCCGACGCGCAGGTCTACGCACACCTGGACAGGACGGCTGCCACCATCGCCGGACTGGTCGGTGAGGCGCTGACCAAGGAGGGCGTACCCCACCTGCCGCAGTTCGCCGGGAACCTCTTCAGCATCTTCTTCGTCGACCCCACCGAGGTGCCGCGGGTCCGCAACTTCGACGACGCCCGCTCGCAGGCGCAGCACCGCTTCCGGGCGTTCTTCCACGCGATGCTCGACGGCGGGGTGCACCTGCCGCCGAGCGCGTTCGAGGCGTGGTTCGTCAGCGCCGCGCACGACGAGGAGGCGCTGGAGCGCATCGCCTCCGCCCTGCCGGCCGCGGCCCGGGCCGCCGCTGCCGCCGAACCCGATCCGGCCCCGACAGCCGAGACAGCCGACCCGACTCAGCAGGAGCGTTCGTGA
- the hemB gene encoding porphobilinogen synthase, which produces MGYPEMRPRRLRTTPAMRRLVAETDVPPRSLVLPVFVAEGAAEPVPIPSMPGVVQHTLDSLRKAAVEAAEAGVGGLMLFAIPRAKDAIGSGATDPDGILNVAIREVAAEVGDATVVMADLCLDEFTDHGHCGVLTADGRVDNDATLVRYADMAVAQAEAGVQVVGPSGMMDGQIGAIRAALDRAGHTDVSAMAYSAKYASAFFGPFRDAVQSSLEGDRSTYQQDPANATESMREVALDLAEGADMVLVKPALGYLDVVRRTRDAVDVPVAAYNVSGEYSMVEAAAAQGWIDRDRAILEVLTSIRRAGADIVLTYWAVEAARRLR; this is translated from the coding sequence ATGGGTTATCCGGAGATGCGCCCCAGGCGCCTTCGTACGACGCCCGCGATGCGCCGGCTGGTCGCCGAGACCGACGTGCCCCCGCGCTCGCTGGTGCTGCCGGTCTTCGTCGCGGAGGGCGCGGCCGAGCCGGTCCCGATCCCGTCCATGCCCGGCGTGGTGCAACACACCCTGGACTCCCTGCGCAAGGCGGCCGTCGAGGCCGCCGAGGCGGGGGTCGGCGGGCTGATGCTGTTCGCGATCCCGCGGGCCAAGGACGCGATCGGCTCCGGGGCGACCGACCCGGACGGCATCCTCAACGTCGCGATCCGCGAGGTCGCCGCGGAGGTCGGTGACGCGACCGTGGTGATGGCCGACCTGTGCCTGGACGAGTTCACCGACCACGGGCACTGCGGCGTCCTCACCGCCGACGGGCGGGTGGACAACGACGCCACGCTGGTGAGGTATGCCGACATGGCGGTCGCGCAGGCCGAGGCCGGGGTGCAGGTGGTCGGGCCGAGCGGCATGATGGACGGCCAGATCGGGGCGATCCGCGCTGCCCTCGACCGGGCCGGGCACACCGACGTGAGCGCGATGGCCTACTCCGCGAAGTACGCCTCGGCGTTCTTCGGTCCCTTCCGCGACGCGGTGCAGTCCAGCCTCGAGGGCGACCGGAGTACGTACCAGCAGGATCCCGCCAACGCCACCGAGTCGATGCGGGAGGTCGCGCTCGACCTCGCCGAGGGCGCCGACATGGTGCTCGTCAAACCCGCGCTGGGCTACCTCGACGTGGTCCGCCGGACCCGGGACGCGGTGGATGTTCCGGTCGCCGCGTACAACGTGTCCGGTGAGTACTCCATGGTCGAGGCGGCCGCCGCCCAGGGGTGGATCGACCGTGACCGCGCGATCCTCGAGGTCCTCACCTCGATCCGCAGGGCCGGCGCCGACATCGTGCTGACCTACTGGGCGGTGGAGGCGGCGCGCCGGCTGCGCTGA
- a CDS encoding bifunctional uroporphyrinogen-III C-methyltransferase/uroporphyrinogen-III synthase, whose protein sequence is MTAKTKTTKKLQGSVSFVGVGPGDPALVTARAKELLGRADVIAGELAAFEAVVSTHVPEDAERLELTEDAVTAAEAGRVLAKHGKDGKHVVRLYHGDPFLDGNAAEHVAAFVRHHVPFEVTPGLPVATAVPAYAGIPLTGTKVRETRFVDLRGGEPAWETFAEGSATLVLTNVTEGLKDIAAFLVKAGREPSTPVAATTAGTTTDQRTVAGTLETIAAEVKSSRLAGPFVLVVGSAVAHRDKLSWFETKPLFGWRILVPRTKEQAGVLSKLLRQYGAVPEEVPTISVEPPRNPQQLDRAITGLVTGRYQWVAFTSVNAVRAVREKFEEYGLDARAFAGLKIAAVGEKTAEAIQSWGIKPDLVPSGEHSARGLVEDWPPYDRVLDPINRVFLPRADIATETLVAGLVELGWEVDDVTAYRTVRAAPPPAPIREAIKSGKFDAVAFTSSSTVRNLVGIAGKPHTTTVIATIGAQTATTAEEHGLRVDVQPTETSIEALAEALADFGEARRAAQIEAGDPVTKPSERKAGARRRATTK, encoded by the coding sequence GTGACCGCCAAGACAAAGACCACCAAAAAACTCCAGGGATCGGTCTCGTTCGTCGGGGTCGGCCCCGGCGACCCCGCTCTCGTCACCGCCAGGGCGAAGGAGCTCCTGGGCCGTGCCGACGTCATCGCCGGTGAGCTCGCGGCCTTCGAGGCCGTCGTCAGCACTCACGTCCCCGAGGACGCCGAGCGGCTGGAGCTGACCGAGGACGCCGTGACCGCGGCCGAGGCCGGCCGGGTACTCGCCAAGCACGGGAAGGACGGCAAGCACGTCGTCCGCCTGTACCACGGCGACCCCTTCCTCGACGGCAACGCCGCCGAGCACGTCGCCGCGTTCGTCCGGCACCACGTGCCGTTCGAGGTGACGCCGGGTCTGCCGGTGGCGACCGCGGTGCCCGCCTACGCGGGGATCCCGCTGACCGGTACGAAGGTACGCGAGACCCGGTTCGTCGACCTCCGCGGCGGCGAGCCCGCCTGGGAGACGTTCGCCGAGGGCTCGGCCACCCTGGTGCTCACCAACGTCACCGAGGGCCTGAAGGACATCGCCGCGTTCCTGGTCAAGGCCGGCCGGGAGCCCTCCACGCCGGTGGCCGCGACCACCGCCGGCACCACCACCGACCAGCGCACCGTCGCCGGGACGCTGGAGACGATCGCGGCCGAGGTGAAGTCGTCCCGGCTCGCCGGTCCGTTCGTCCTCGTCGTCGGCTCGGCCGTAGCGCACCGCGACAAGCTGTCGTGGTTCGAGACCAAGCCGCTGTTCGGCTGGCGGATCCTGGTGCCGCGGACCAAGGAGCAGGCGGGCGTGCTGTCCAAGCTGCTCCGGCAGTACGGCGCGGTGCCGGAGGAGGTGCCCACCATCTCGGTGGAGCCGCCGCGCAACCCCCAGCAGCTGGACCGGGCCATCACCGGGCTGGTCACCGGCCGCTACCAGTGGGTCGCGTTCACCTCGGTCAACGCGGTGCGCGCGGTGCGGGAGAAGTTCGAGGAGTACGGCCTGGACGCGCGGGCGTTCGCCGGCCTGAAGATCGCCGCGGTGGGGGAGAAGACCGCCGAGGCGATCCAGTCCTGGGGTATCAAGCCCGACCTGGTGCCCTCCGGTGAGCACTCCGCGCGCGGGCTGGTCGAGGACTGGCCGCCCTACGACCGGGTCCTGGACCCGATCAACCGGGTGTTCCTGCCCCGTGCCGACATCGCCACCGAGACGCTGGTGGCCGGACTGGTCGAGCTCGGCTGGGAGGTCGACGACGTGACGGCGTACCGCACGGTGCGCGCCGCGCCGCCGCCCGCCCCGATCCGGGAGGCGATCAAGTCCGGCAAGTTCGACGCGGTCGCGTTCACCTCCAGCTCGACGGTGCGCAACCTCGTCGGCATCGCCGGCAAGCCGCACACGACCACCGTGATCGCCACGATCGGCGCGCAGACCGCGACGACGGCGGAGGAGCACGGCCTGCGGGTCGACGTGCAGCCGACGGAGACGTCGATCGAGGCGCTGGCGGAGGCGCTTGCCGACTTCGGCGAGGCGCGCCGCGCGGCCCAGATCGAGGCCGGCGACCCGGTGACCAAGCCGTCGGAGCGCAAGGCGGGTGCCCGGCGCCGGGCCACCACCAAGTAA